DNA sequence from the Desulfuromonas thiophila genome:
TTCGGTTGATTTCAATTTTTTCGTCTTCTGGGCTGAATTTGTGTACGAATGTTTCACGTGAAACATGAAGAATCGAGGCAAGAGTGTCGACATACGGTAAGATTTACGATGTGGTAATCGTTGGTGCAGGCCATGCAGGCTGTGAGGCGGCGTTCGCCAGCGCCCGTATGGGTTGCTCAACCTTGCTTTTAAATCTGAGTCTTGATGCCGTGGCGCAGATGTCATGTAACCCTGCGATAGGTGGGTTGGCCAAGAGTCAGCTGGTGCGAGAAATTGATGCCCTGGGTGGAGAGATGGCCCTGAATATTGATCAAACCGGTATTCAGTTTCGGGTGTTGAATACGCGTAAGGGGCCAGCCGTGCAGGCTTTGCGGGCTCAGGCTGATCGACGGTTGTATTCCTTGCGCATGAAACAACGGTTGGAAACTTGTGCCGGTTTGGATCTTAAGCAGGGTTCGGTGTGTCGGTTGCTGTTGGATAAAGACAGAATCTGTGGGGTGGTAACGCGCGAAGGGTTGGTGTTTCGGTGCCGTGCCGTGGTTTTGACTACAGGAACCTTCATGCGAGGGTTGATTCATGTGGGGTTGGATCATTATGCCGGAGGACGCGCGGGTGAGCCTCCATCTGAGGGATTGTCTGATCAGCTGCGATCACTTGGCTTTGATGTTGGACGTCTGAAGACGGGGACGCCACCGCGGCTAAATCGTCGTAGTATTGATTTCAGCCAGACTGAGGAGCAGCCGGGAGACTGTCCAGCCCCTGTGTTCTCTAGTATGTCGTCCGCTGTGGTGCAACATCAGGTGTCTTGTTTTATTACGGGGACCAACGAGCGCACGCATGAAGAAATTCGTAAAGGATTAGATCGCTCTCCGCTTTACAGTGGTGTGATAGAGGGGGTCGGCCCGCGCTACTGTCCATCAATAGAGGATAAGGTTGTTCGCTTTCCGGAAAAAACATGTCACCAGGTTTTTTTGGAGCCAGAGGGTTTAAAGACCGCCGAGATTTATCCAAATGGGGTGCCGACATCTCTGCCAGCAGACGTACAGCTGGCATTTTTGCGGACCATACCAGGGTTGCAGCAGGTAGAGATAATGCGGCCCGGATATGCTATCGAATATGATTATGTCAACCCGGTCCAGCTTAAACCCTCTCTAGAAACCAAGGGAGTTGCTGGACTCTTCAATGCAGGGCAGATTAATGGTACGTCGGGCTATGAAGAGGCGGGTGCCCAGGGCTTGATGGCTGGTCTCAATGCGGTGCGTTATGTGCGTGAACAAGAGCCTATAGTGCTGCGGCGTGATCAGGGGTATATCGGGGTTTTGCTGGACGATCTCGTGACTCTTGGGGCGACAGAACCCTACCGTATGTTTACGTCACGGGCGGAATACCGTTTGCTGCTGAGAGAAGATAATGCCGATCAGCGGCTGACTCCGCTGGGTCGTTCATTGGGTTTGGTAGATGATTCGCGTTGGTTCCGCTTTGAGAAAAAAATGCAGGAGCTATCACGCGCTGAAGAGTTGCTGGAAAAATGTCGGCTTCAGCCGCAGGAGGAAACCATCTGGCGAAGTGTTGGGCTGGATGAACTGAAGAATGGCATGAATCTGAAAACGGCGTTAAGGCGGCCTGAGATCGATATTAATCGACTGACCGGTTGCTTTGAAGAGCTGTCCTCTGTTGATCGGCAGATACTCAGGCAGCTGGAAACAGAAATAAAATACGCCGGATATATTGAACGGCAAAAAAAACAGGTTGAAGCCAGCCGAAAGCTGGAAGCGGTGAGGATTCCCGAGGATTTCGATTATCGATCAATTAATGGTCTCTCTCGCGAGGTGGTTGAAAAACTGCAGCGGGTTCAGCCACGCAATCTGCGTCAGGCGGGAATGATCTCCGGGGTAACACCCGCAGCCGTGGCCATCTTGGCAGTTATGCTGCGCCGACGCTCGCGGGAACGGCAGACGGCTGATGTCTGAGAAGTTATTCTTTCCGCTTGAGTTGTCTGAGCAGTTGCAGCTTAAAGGGCAAAATTCTCGCATCGTTGCCTTGGCCTGCGAGCGTTACATGCAGGAGCTGCTTAACTGGAATCAAAAAATAAACCTGACCGCGATCACAGACTGGGCTGAATGCTGGGAAAAGCACATCATCGATTCGCTGCAGTTGCTGGAGTTTCTGAAGGGAACAGAACGTTTGCTGGATCTTGGTTCGGGTGCGGGTCTGCCTGGTCTGGTGCTAGCCCTCGCCGTACCGCAACTGCAGGTAACTTCTCTGGATAAGGTCGAGAAAAAAATACGCTTCCAACGGCATTGTCAGCGACTGCTCCAACTGAATAATGTTCAGGTTGTTGCAGGGCGGATAGAGCAGCAGGTCTCCATATTGGAAAACAGCTTTGATGTGGTAGTCTGCCGAGCTTTGAACCGACTGGCCGATTTTGCCCGACTGGCGCAGCCTTTTTTGGTCGCTGATGGACGGTTGATAGCGATGAAAAGCACGCAGGTGCAAGCCGAGATTGAGCAATGGCGTCAGGAGGGTGGTGAAGAGACCCTGACGCTGGTGGATGTGCATGAATACCGTTTACCGTATTCAGGGGCCTATCGCGCCCTGGTGACACTAGCCCGGCGAACCTGACGGGTAGTCAACGACAACAAAAGAGCTGTGGTGGTGGCCAAGGGGGGCTTTTGGCTGAAAAGCCCAGAAGGAGAAATATATGGCAGCAACCATACTTGCCATTGCCAATCAGAAGGGCGGCGTAGGAAAAACGACTACAGCAGTAAATCTGGCTGCCAGTCTAGCGGTGGCAGAACAGCGCACGTTGCTGGTGGACATGGATCCCCAGGGCAATGCCAGCAGCGGGGTAGGGGTCGACAGCCGCGGCCTGGCTGAAACGATTTATCCGGTACTGCTGGATGAGGCACTTCTGTCCGAAGTTATTCGTCGCACTGACCTTGGGGGTCTTCATCTGGTTGCAGCCAATACCGATCTTATCGGGGCCGAACTGGAGTTGGTTGCCCTGGATGACCGTGAAACCTGTCTGCAACGCGCCCTGCTTGAGGTGATGGATGATTATGATTATGTTCTCATTGACTGTCCACCCTCGCTTGGCCTGCTGACCGTCAACGCGCTGGTGGCGGCTCATCAGGTTCTTGTCCCGCTGCAATGTGAATACTACGCCATGGAGGGCTTAGGCCACCTGACTAAAACCATTGAATTGATCAGACAGCAGCTCAATCCGAGACTGATTTTAGAGGGTATTGTTCTGACCATGTTCGATCAACGTAATAATCTGTCGCATCTGGTCAGCGAGGAGGCGAGACAGCATTTTGGCCGAAGTGTTTATGATACCGTTATTCCGCGTAATGTGCGTTTGTCGGAGGCGCCCAGCCACGGACAACCGGTGCTGCTGTACGATATTGGCTCAAAAGGGGCTCAGGCTTATATGCAGTTAGCTGAGGAATTTCTCAGGAGGTGTGCACATGGCGAAAAGACCCGCGTTAGGTAAGGGGATGGGGGCTTTGCTGGCAGGCGTGGCCGATCAGCGAGAGGGAAATTATTTTCTATGTCCGATCGAAGAACTCCGCCCACACGGCCAGCAACCGCGCAAGTCGTTCGATGACGAACGGTTGCAGGAACTGGTGGCCTCGATCCGGGAAAAGGGCGTGATTCAGCCTCTGGTGGTTCGGCGGGTAGAGGATCACTACCAGATTATCGCCGGCGAACGACGCTGGCGAGCGGCGCAGAAGGCTGGTCTGAGCGAGATTCCCGTTACGATTCAGAACGTCAGTGAGGATTGGGCTCTGGAAATCGCTCTGATTGAGAATATCCAGCGCGAAGATCTCAATCCGATCGAAGAAGCCAACGCCTACCGTAACCTGATTGAGAACTTTGATCTGTCGCAGGAGGATGTGGCTCGCCGTGTTGGCAAGAGCCGTTCGACGGTTACCAATGCCTTGCGCTTGCTGCGCTTGCCAGAAACGATTCAGCAGGAGGTCTTGAGTGGCCAGTTAAGCATGGGTCATGCCCGGGCGTTGCTGAGTCTGAATGAACCGGAAGATATGCTGGAGGCCAGCCAGCAGATCATTAAAAAGCAACTGTCCGTACGGGAAACGGAGGCTCTGGTAAAAAAAATCCAAGCATTCGAGGGGGGCGGTGCGGCGAAAGTAAAAGCCTCGGTAGCAAGTTTGTCCGCCGAATTGGAACAGTTGCAGGATATCCTGCGCAAGAATCTTGGCACCCAGGTGCGTATCCGGCCGGGCGGGGCAGGTGGCCGCATCGAAATTCATTACACTAACAGCAGTGAATTACAGCGCTTGCTTGATTTTATGAACGTTGTCTAGGAGTAGCTCCGCGTGGGAAAAACAGTCCGGCCGCAGCTGCCGCTGCTGTTTAACTGGCTGCTGAAAAGTCACCTCCGGGCTTTTTCAACGACGTAAGCCGCTGAAGCCATGCTTTCCGTCTTGCTCACAAAGTCAATCAATAGCAGGGTAAGGATTGATTTAGTGAGCCCTGTAAGGGACTCCAGGGGCTGATTCTGAACAGCCTGTTAATGCCGCTGAACAGGGTCGACGGGGATCGGGTGCTTGGAAAACGATTACAGGTTCTGGCCGCAGTGACTGGGGTGCGATGGGCTGGACGGCTACGATCAGGAGCCGCCCCCCCGATGGCGGAAGAAGAATGAAACTGCCTGATTGCTCTATAAAATTCTTGACTTACTACAAAACACTGTGTTAGGAATGCCCTGCTCTGCCCTGCAGGGTTTTTTTATGTATTCACTGGCAGCAAGCGCGAAAACTGGGAACAAAAAACGAAACGAGGTACCGCAGTGATCAGCATTGATTGGACCCTATTGGTGCAGTTTGTCAACTTCCTGGTGCTTATGGCCGTACTCAATGTCCTGCTGTACCGTCCGCTGCGGCGTGTTATGGCTGAAAGGCAGCAGGCAATCGACGGTGGCCATCAGAAAGCACGCGATCTGGAAGCGTCGATCAACGAGAAAATGGAACGCTACCAGAATCAGCTGACCCAGGCCAAGGTTGAAGGTAGCCAGCAGGCTGCCGCCCTGCGCGCCGAGGCCGCTCAGGAAGAAAGCCGTTTGCTGAGCGCAGCCCGCGACGAAGCTGGTCAGCGGCTGGAACAGCTCAAGGGCGCTGTTGCACAGGAAGCTGAACGGGCCCGCAAAGGTCTCAAGAAGGATGCAGAAGGCTTGGCGGCGTCGATCGCCAGCAAGGTTCTGGGGAGAAATGTGAAATGATGTCGCTTGCCCGTATCAACAAGATATGTCGGCCCGTCGTGCTGGGTTCGGCTGCCCTGATCGTCGCTGCTGGTGTCAGCTATGCTTCCGGTGATGCACATCATGCGGATAGTGGTGTGTTGCTGAAGGACTTTCTTTACCGTGTCTTCAATTTCAGTATAACCGTTGGTGTACTGGTCTATTTTGTGGCCCGGCCCCTGAAGAAGGCGCTGAGCGGCCGTCGTGAAGGCATTGAAAAAGCTTTGCGCGAGGCTCAGGAAACTGCCGCTGCCGCCGAAGCCAAATTTGCCGAATACGATGCCAAGCTCAGTCGTGCCGCAGAAGAGATTGTGACGCTTAAGGCAACACTGCAGGCGGAAGCCGTGGCCGAGAAGGAGCGTCTGGTGGCCCAGGCCAGGGCAGCAGCCGACCAGATTCGTCAGGAGGCGGGTAAGACCGCCGAAAGCGAAGTGGCACGGGCACGACTGCTGCTGCAGCAGGAAGCTGCTGGCCTGGCTGTGGAACTGGCAACGGATCTGCTGAAGAAAAACTTCACCCGGGAGGATCAGGCCCGCCTGGTCGAGGAATACAAGATTAAAGTGGGAGAATTGCATTGAGTACCAGCGCGATTTCAAAACGGTACGCCCAGGCTCTGGTGGAGCTGGCGGCGGAGCAGGAACTGGTCGAGCAGACCGGGACAGAGCTGGAAGCTGTTACCGCGCTGCTGGCGCGGGAGCGCGCTTTGCGCCTGCTGATGGAAAGTCCGACCCTGGCCACAGAAAAAAAGCAGGCGATTTTTGCCGACATCGCCGACAAGATACAGCTCAGCGCGATTATGCGCAACTTTGTCGGATTGTTGGTCCAAAAGGATCGCATGCGTTATGTGAAGCAAATCACGACGGATTACCGCGCTTTGGCCGATGCCCGTTCCGGCATTGTGCGGGCGCTGGTGACCTCGGCGACAAAGCTGACCAAGAACCAGGCCGATCTCATCAGGCAGGGACTGGAACAGCAGACCGGTTGCACGGTTGATCTGCAACTGGAGGTGGATTCGAGCCTGATCGGTGGCTTGAAGGCCCAGGTGGGCGACAAGGTTTTTGACGGCAGCATCAAGACCCAGCTCAATCGGATTGAAGATACCTTAAAGAAGGGGTAAGCGGACTCATGGAAATCAAAGCAGAAGAAATCAGCGCGATTATCAAGAAGCAGATCGAGAATTTCGGCCGTGAGGTTGAAGTCAGCGAGACCGGCAGCATCATCTCTGTGGGCGACGGTATTGCTCGTATTCACGGTCTGGATAAGGCCATGTCCGGTGAGTTGCTGGAGTTTCCCGGCAACACCATGGGGATGGTACTCAACCTGGAAGAAGACAATGTCGGCGCCGCCATTCTGGGGGATTCCGAACATATCAAGGAAGGCGATACCGTCAAGCGTACTGAGCGCATCGTTCAGGTACCGGTTGGTGAAAGTCTGATTGGTCGCGTAGTTAATGGTATTGGTCTGCCGATTGATGGCAAGGGCGAAATCAAGTCTGATCATTACAGCCAGGTCGAAATCAAGGCCCCGGGTATCGTTGCTCGTAAATCGGTTCACGAGCCGATGCAGACCGGTCTGAAAGCTATTGATGCCATGGTTCCTATCGGCCGCGGACAGCGCGAACTGATCATTGGCGACCGTCAAACCGGCAAGACGGCAGTGGCCATTGACACCATCATCAACCAAAAGGGCCAAGACGTTATCTGTATTTATGTCGCCATCGGCCAGAAGCGGTCAACGGTCGCCCAGGTGGTTGACAAGCTCAAGCAGCACGGTGCCATGGATTACACCATTATCGTTGCCGCCACTGCTTCCGATCCGGCCCCGCTGCAGTTCATTGCACCCTATACCGGTGTCACCATGGGTGAGTTCTTCCGCGACAACGGCCGCCATGCACTGATCATCTATGATGATCTGTCCAAGCAGGCTGTTGCCTACCGCCAGCTGTCACTGCTGCTGCGTCGTCCGCCTGGACGTGAGGCTTTTCCCGGTGACGTATTCTATCTGCACAGCCGCCTGCTTGAACGTGCGGCCAAGCTCAATGACAACCTCGGCGCCGGTTCGTTGACCGCGTTGCCAATTATCGAGACCCAGGCCGGTGACGTTTCTGCTTATATCCCGACCAACGTGATCTCGATTACAGACGGCCAGATCTTCCTCGAAACCGATCTGTTCTATTCCGGTGTGCGTCCGGCCATCAACGTCGGTCTGTCGGTCTCCCGCGTCGGCGGCAGTGCCCAGATCAAGGCCATGAAGCAAGTGGCCGGTACCCTGCGTCTGGCTCTGGCTCAGTATCGTGAAATGGCGGCTTTTGCTCAGTTCGGATCAGACCTCGATGCGGCTACCCAGCGCCAGCTGCAGCGCGGTGAGCGTCTGGTCGAGATTCTCAAGCAGGGGCAGTATCAGCCGCTGCCGGTAGCCCAGCAGATTGTGGTGATTTACGCTGCCAATAATGGCTATGTTGATGCCTATCCGACTCAGGCCATCCGCCGTTATGAAGCCGAGCTGTTGTCGTTCATGGCGACCAAGCATGGTGATATCATGAATGATCTGACGACGAAAAAGGCCATCGATGCCGATCTGCAAGGTCGTATCAAGGCAGCACTGGAAGAATTTAAGGGCCAGTTTGTTGCCTAACAGCTTTAATCCGAGGGTGCTCTGATGGCAAATCTGAAGGATATCAAGAAGCGGATCGGCACGGTTAAAAACACGCAGCAGATTACCAAGGCTATGAAAATGGTGTCTGCCGCGAAGCTGCGTCGTGCCCAGGACGCTGTTGTCGCTGCCCGGCCCTATGCCGACAAGATGGCCGAAGTTCTGGCCAGCATGGCCTCGCGCGAACTCGAACAGAGTCATCCGTTGCTCGAACAACGTGAAAAAAAGCGTGCTCTGGTTCTGGTGGTTACAGCAGACCGCGGTCTGTGCGGTGGTTTCAACAGCAATATCGCCAAGGCTGCCGAGGCTTTTGCCCGTGCTAACGAGGTGGATTTTGAGGAAATCGCTCTGCGTATAGTCGGCCGCAAGGGCAATGAGATGCTCAAACGCCGCGCCGGTCTGGTGATTGACAAGGTCTATGAAAACATCACCGGGCACATAAGCTATGCCACTGCGGCGTTGCTGGGTCAGGAAATCGTGTCGGACTACGAAGCCGCCCTGTACGACTCGGTGTACGTTTTATATAACCGGTTTAACAGTGCGATCAGCCAGGAAGTCACGTTGACCCAATTGTTGCCGATCCAGCCGGAACCTGTGGTGGAAGACACCTACATGGCCGATTACATCTACGAGCCAGGTTGCGCTGAGGTGCTGTCGTCGATTCTGCCGAAATATGTCGAGGTGCAGATCTTTCGCTCGCTGCTCGAATCGGTGGCGTCGGAGCATGGTGCCCGCATGAGCAGCATGGACAATGCCAGCAAGAACGCGGCGGAGATGATCAATAAGCTGACCCTGCAGTACAACCGGGCTCGTCAGGCAGCCATCACCACCGAGCTGATGGAGATCATTTCCGGCGCTGAGTCGATCAAATAACGTCTACCCGTCTTCGCTCCACCCCGTGGGTGCCAAAGGAGTTTTAGATCATGAATAAGGGAAAAATTGTACAGGTCATCGGCCCAGTCGTTGACGTTCAGTTTGAAGCCGGCAAACTGCCTGAAATCTATCACGCTGTTAAAATCACCAATCCCTCCCTTGGTGGTGGCGAGTGGAATCTGGTGTGTGAGGTTGCGCAGCATCTGGGCGAAAATACCGTCCGGACCATTGCCATGGACTCCACCGAGGGTCTGGTGCGTGGCCAGGAGGTTTTGTCCACGGGCAAGCAGATCGTCATGCCGGTTGGTCGCAAAACCCTTGGCCGCATTCTTAACGTGGTTGGTGAGCCCGTCGACGAGGCTGGACCGGTCAATGCTGACAAGGAATGGGAAATTCACCGGCCAGCGCCGGCTTTTGTCAACCAGTCGACCAAGGTTGAGTCCTTTGAAACCGGTATCAAGGTCATCGACCTGCTTGCTCCCTATGCCCGTGGCGGCAAGATTGGTCTGTTCGGCGGTGCCGGCGTCGGCAAAACCGTTCTGATCATGGAACTGATCAACAATATCGCCCAGCAGCATGGCGGTTTTTCCGTATTTGCCGGCGTTGGCGAGCGTACCCGTGAAGGCAACGACCTGTGGCAGGAAATGAAGGAATCCGGCGTTCTCGATAAGGCAGCGCTGATTTATGGCCAGATGAACGAGCCCCCTGGCGCCCGTGCCCGAGTGGCATTGTCGGCGCTGACCGTGGCGGAATATTTTCGCGACGAGGAGAATCAGGATGTGTTGCTGTTTGTTGACAACATCTTCCGTTTCACTCAGGCAGGTTCCGAGGTTTCGGCACTGCTTGGCCGCATTCCGTCGGCTGTCGGTTATCAGCCGACACTCAGCACCGAAATGGGCGAGCTGCAGGAGCGCATTACCACCACGGACAAGGGCTCGATTACCTCGGTCCAGGCCATTTACGTTCCGGCGGACGACCTGACCGACCCGGCTCCGGCAACGGCTTTCGCCCACCTTGACGCCACGACCGTTCTTTCCCGTCAGATTGCTGAACTCGGTATCTATCCGGCGGTGGATCCTCTCGACTCTTCCAGCCGTATTCTTGATCCTCAGGTCGTCGGCGAAGAGCACTATCAGCTGGCGCGTGACGTGCAGTATGTTTTGCAGCGCTACAAGGATCTACAGGACATCATCGCGATTCTCGGTATGGATGAGCTTTCCGAGGAGGACAAGCTGGTGGTTGCCCGTGCCCGCAAGATCCAGCGTTTCCTGTCGCAGCCGTTCCATGTGGCTGAAGCCTTTACCGGTACGCCGGGTAAATACGTCGAGCTGAAGGATACCATTCGCGGCTTCCGTGAAATTGTTGATGGCAAGCACGATAGCGTGCCCGAGCAGGCCTTCTATCTGGTGGGCACCATTGAAGAGGCGCTGGAAAAAGCAAAATCGATGGCTGCAGCCTGATCGTGTGCGTACAGGGACGGCACCTTGCCCTCCTGCTAAGATAAAGGAAATCGCTCATGGCTGAAAAAATGAAACTGGAAATGGTGACGCCCTATAAAAAGGTGCTGTCAGAGGAGGTTGACGAGATCATCGCGCCTGGCATTGTGGGCGAGTTGGGTCTACTTCCTGGCCATACCCCTCTGCTGACGACCCTGAAGATAGGTGAGCTGACCTATCGCAAAAATGGTGCTGCCTTTCATGTGGCGGTCAATTGGGGCTATCTTGAAGTTGAGGACGATACGGTCACGGTTTTGGCCGAAACGGCCGAGCCGGCCGACGAGATTGACCTGGCACGGGCTCAGGCCGCACTGGGACGGGCAGAAATCGCCCTGAAGACCCTGACGCCGGAAGACAAGAACTACCGGATCATGGAGGCCGCGCTGGAACGGGCTCTGATTCGTATCCAGGTGGCGGGCAAGAAGGTGCGCTAGTCCGACCTTCTGCTATCAGCGCGTGGCATGCAAGACGGCATTTCCTGAACAGGGAGTGCCGTCTTTTTTCTTGGCAGGTTGTATCGGGCAGAAGCGGTTCGGGTAGCGTTGCAAATAGAACTTGCCTTTACGGATGTATACTGTATACACTAAAAACCGTTACCGGAACGATCAATACAGTTTCGCCTGCTGCAGGCGGAAGGAAACAGTTCTTCATGAAGAATAAGTCTATCGAACGTCATCAGACGCTGCGCGAGAAAATTCTCGAAAGTATCCGTGATGCTATTTTGCGGGGTAGCCTGCGGGCTGGCGAGCGGGTATCCGAGCCTGAACTGGCGGAACGCTATGGTATCAGTCGCACTCCGATCCGGGAGGCCTTTCGTCAGCTGGAATCGGAAGGCTATCTGACCGTGGTGCCGCGCAAAGGCGCGGTCGTGACGGCGCTGTCCGAACGGGATGTTGAGGAGTTTTATTCAATCAAAAGTATTCTTGAGGGTTATGCTGCTAATCTGGCAGCGCAGCGCCTGAGCGACAAGGATATTGAAAAACTTGAAGCGATCAACAACCGGTTGGCCAAGCTGGCTTCTGCTGGGGATGTGAAAACCTTTTTTCGCGTTCACAATGAGTTTCATGAACACTTTATCCGAGCGTCTGGCAACTCCCGCCTGCTGGAGTTGATCCAGCAGTTGCTCAAGAAGTTTGACCGCCTGCGCATTGCCTCTTTATCGCTGCCCGGCCGCATGGAGATTTCGGTGCAGGAGCATCGCAAGATCATTGATGCCTTTCGTCAGCGCGACAGCGAAACAGCTGATCTTCTCGTTCGCAAGAACGCGGCCTATGGTGGTCAGGTGTTGATCCAGAGTATGAATAATGATTAGCATCGTATAGCGCCTGTCCACCAGGAGGGGTGCAGCCAAGGTGCGACAGGTTGGCACAGCGCGCAGACCGGATCAACATGTAATCTTCAGGAACGTCACCGGCACAGAGCCTTAGGTGGCGTTTTTTCGTTGGGAGCGATGGGGAGCAATTCAGTGCCGAAAGCTGGCGGTTGCTGACAAAGGAATTCAGGGGCGAAAGCGGGGACAGTGCTCGATCAGATAGACAGCGACGCCAAAGAGGACGAGTGCGCCGGCGAGGCTCAGGCCGAAGGAAAGGGCAAGTTCCAGTTCACCAAAGCCGAGCAGGGCGTGACGGAAACCGTCGAGCAGATAGAGCAGTGGATTGCACAGGGACAGTTTCTGCCACAGCGGCGGCAGAATCGAGACGGGATAGAAGACGCCACCCAGAAAGATCAGCGGCAGCAGCACAAAATTGATATACATGGACAGACCATCAAAACTGTTGGCAAACAGTCCGGCGATCAGTCCCAGCAGGGCGAACAGGAAGCTGGCCAGTAGTGCCATCAGGGCGGCCAGAAAGGGATGGCTCCAGGGTAGCGGGGTGAAAATGCGGGCGATTAGGCCAACGGCTGTGCCCACCAGCATGCCCCGCAGCATGGCTGCCAGACAATAGGCCGCAACGATTTGGCAGGCAGATAATGGCAGAACGAGCAGGTCGGCGATGCTGCCGAGATGGCGTGACATGAACAGCGATGAGGAGGTGTTGGAAAAAGCGTTGTTGATAATGCCCATCAGGATCAGTCCGGGAGTAACAAACTGGACATAGCTGAAACCATCGACAACGCTGATGCGCTGGCCCAGGGT
Encoded proteins:
- the atpD gene encoding F0F1 ATP synthase subunit beta translates to MNKGKIVQVIGPVVDVQFEAGKLPEIYHAVKITNPSLGGGEWNLVCEVAQHLGENTVRTIAMDSTEGLVRGQEVLSTGKQIVMPVGRKTLGRILNVVGEPVDEAGPVNADKEWEIHRPAPAFVNQSTKVESFETGIKVIDLLAPYARGGKIGLFGGAGVGKTVLIMELINNIAQQHGGFSVFAGVGERTREGNDLWQEMKESGVLDKAALIYGQMNEPPGARARVALSALTVAEYFRDEENQDVLLFVDNIFRFTQAGSEVSALLGRIPSAVGYQPTLSTEMGELQERITTTDKGSITSVQAIYVPADDLTDPAPATAFAHLDATTVLSRQIAELGIYPAVDPLDSSSRILDPQVVGEEHYQLARDVQYVLQRYKDLQDIIAILGMDELSEEDKLVVARARKIQRFLSQPFHVAEAFTGTPGKYVELKDTIRGFREIVDGKHDSVPEQAFYLVGTIEEALEKAKSMAAA
- a CDS encoding F0F1 ATP synthase subunit epsilon, which translates into the protein MAEKMKLEMVTPYKKVLSEEVDEIIAPGIVGELGLLPGHTPLLTTLKIGELTYRKNGAAFHVAVNWGYLEVEDDTVTVLAETAEPADEIDLARAQAALGRAEIALKTLTPEDKNYRIMEAALERALIRIQVAGKKVR
- a CDS encoding GntR family transcriptional regulator — encoded protein: MKNKSIERHQTLREKILESIRDAILRGSLRAGERVSEPELAERYGISRTPIREAFRQLESEGYLTVVPRKGAVVTALSERDVEEFYSIKSILEGYAANLAAQRLSDKDIEKLEAINNRLAKLASAGDVKTFFRVHNEFHEHFIRASGNSRLLELIQQLLKKFDRLRIASLSLPGRMEISVQEHRKIIDAFRQRDSETADLLVRKNAAYGGQVLIQSMNND
- a CDS encoding ABC transporter permease — its product is MFNSRRCFTTLLLKEIRRFTRVYSQTLLTPVMIAVLYLFVFGATLGQRISVVDGFSYVQFVTPGLILMGIINNAFSNTSSSLFMSRHLGSIADLLVLPLSACQIVAAYCLAAMLRGMLVGTAVGLIARIFTPLPWSHPFLAALMALLASFLFALLGLIAGLFANSFDGLSMYINFVLLPLIFLGGVFYPVSILPPLWQKLSLCNPLLYLLDGFRHALLGFGELELALSFGLSLAGALVLFGVAVYLIEHCPRFRP